Proteins encoded together in one Marinithermus hydrothermalis DSM 14884 window:
- a CDS encoding glycine--tRNA ligase subunit alpha: MILNLHRFWSEQGCVISEPYDTEVGAGTAYPATFLKALGPEPWRTAYVAPSRRPQDGRYGENPYRFQYYFQYQVILKPSPSDVQDLYLNSLRAIGIEPEQHDVRFVEDNWEQPSLGAWGLGWEVWLDGMEITQFTYFQQVGGVDLNPISVEITYGLERIAMYLQNKTHAYEVEYAPGVTIGDIRRAFEYEHCEYNFNQSDPQKVRRWFEDYESEALRLLEAGLVYPGYEFVLKANHAFNLLDARGVISHAERQAYVQRIRRLAERAARAYLEKYVTEPQP; this comes from the coding sequence ATGATCCTCAACCTGCACCGCTTCTGGTCCGAGCAGGGCTGCGTGATCAGTGAACCCTATGATACCGAGGTCGGGGCGGGCACCGCCTACCCCGCTACCTTCTTAAAAGCCCTAGGGCCCGAGCCGTGGAGGACCGCGTACGTCGCCCCCTCACGCCGACCACAGGACGGCCGGTACGGGGAAAACCCCTACCGGTTCCAGTACTACTTCCAGTACCAGGTCATCCTCAAACCCTCCCCATCGGACGTGCAGGACCTGTACCTGAACAGCCTGCGCGCGATCGGCATTGAGCCCGAGCAGCACGACGTGCGCTTCGTGGAGGACAACTGGGAGCAACCCAGCCTGGGCGCGTGGGGCCTCGGGTGGGAGGTCTGGCTCGACGGGATGGAGATCACCCAGTTCACCTACTTCCAACAAGTGGGCGGGGTGGACCTCAACCCCATCAGCGTGGAGATCACCTACGGCCTCGAGCGCATCGCCATGTACCTGCAAAACAAAACGCACGCCTACGAGGTGGAGTACGCGCCGGGCGTGACGATCGGGGACATCCGCCGGGCGTTCGAGTACGAGCACTGCGAGTACAACTTCAACCAGTCCGATCCTCAGAAGGTGCGCCGCTGGTTCGAGGACTACGAGAGCGAAGCCCTAAGGCTCCTCGAGGCCGGCCTCGTCTACCCCGGGTACGAGTTCGTGCTCAAAGCCAACCACGCCTTCAACCTCCTGGACGCACGCGGCGTGATCTCGCACGCGGAACGCCAAGCCT
- the sucD gene encoding succinate--CoA ligase subunit alpha: MSILVNKDTRVLVQGITGREGRFHTEQMIQYGTRIVAGVTPGKGGQEVLGVPVYDTVREAVAHHEIDASIIFVPAPAAADAALEAARAGIPLVVLITEGIPALDMVRAVKEIKELGVRLIGGNCPGLISAEETKIGIMPGHVFKKGKVGLISRSGTLTYEAAAALSAAGLGITTTVGIGGDPIIGTTFKDLLPLFNEDPETEAVVVIGEIGGSDEEEAAAWIKEHMNKPVVGFIGGRSAPKGKRMGHAGAIIMGDVGTPESKLKAFAEAGVPVADTIDEIVELVQQALRS; the protein is encoded by the coding sequence ATGAGCATCCTGGTGAACAAGGACACCCGCGTTCTCGTGCAGGGCATCACCGGGCGCGAGGGGCGCTTCCACACCGAGCAGATGATCCAGTACGGCACCCGGATCGTGGCGGGCGTGACCCCCGGCAAGGGCGGCCAGGAGGTGCTGGGGGTCCCGGTGTACGACACCGTTCGGGAAGCGGTGGCCCACCACGAGATCGATGCCTCCATCATCTTCGTGCCTGCCCCGGCCGCGGCGGACGCGGCGCTGGAGGCGGCGCGCGCCGGGATTCCGCTCGTGGTGCTGATCACCGAGGGGATCCCCGCCTTGGATATGGTGCGCGCGGTGAAGGAGATCAAGGAGCTCGGCGTGCGCCTCATCGGCGGGAACTGCCCCGGGTTGATCTCCGCCGAGGAGACCAAGATCGGCATCATGCCCGGGCACGTTTTCAAGAAGGGTAAGGTCGGCCTGATCAGCCGTTCGGGCACCCTCACCTACGAGGCCGCCGCAGCCCTCTCCGCCGCGGGGCTCGGCATCACCACCACCGTGGGGATCGGTGGGGACCCCATCATCGGCACGACCTTCAAGGACCTCCTGCCCCTCTTCAACGAGGACCCTGAGACCGAGGCCGTGGTGGTCATCGGCGAGATCGGCGGTTCGGACGAGGAGGAGGCCGCGGCCTGGATCAAGGAGCACATGAACAAGCCCGTGGTGGGTTTCATCGGTGGCCGCAGCGCCCCCAAAGGCAAGCGCATGGGCCACGCGGGCGCGATCATCATGGGGGACGTGGGGACGCCCGAGTCCAAGCTCAAGGCCTTCGCCGAGGCGGGCGTGCCGGTGGCTGACACGATCGACGAGATCGTCGAGCTCGTGCAGCAAGCGCTGCGCTCGTAA
- the radA gene encoding DNA repair protein RadA, whose translation MKKADYRCVECGYVTPKPLGRCPGCGAWDSFQRTVPDSPATAARLEPLPILRLADVPPNEEVRFSSGVGEVDRVLGGGFVPGEVLLLGGEPGVGKSTLLLQVADRLARSGKRVLYVAGEESLSQVRLRAGRLGVSGDLTLSRETRLAALEALLEAERPDAVVIDSIQTIEADGAPGSLVAVRQATQALTGLAKRLGITALLVGHVTKEGVVAGPKVIEHVVDATLYLETAGLFRVLRSTKNRFGPVGEVGVFRMEEAGLMGVENPSEAFLAERPTGVPGSVVALTLSGERAIALEVQALAARSPYAMPKRVAQGLDARRVDVVLAVLERRLGLRLGHLDVYVNLAGGLRVVDPGLDLAVALAVYSAVMARPLPEHLAVVGEVGLAGEVRSVEALEQRLKEGKRAGFTEFLHPGVVRSVEEAVTRVGQHEG comes from the coding sequence GTGAAGAAAGCGGATTATCGCTGCGTAGAGTGCGGCTACGTAACCCCCAAGCCCCTTGGCCGGTGTCCCGGTTGTGGGGCTTGGGATAGTTTTCAGCGGACGGTCCCGGACTCCCCGGCTACGGCCGCGCGCCTTGAGCCCCTGCCGATTCTGCGCTTGGCGGACGTACCCCCGAACGAGGAGGTTCGTTTCAGTAGCGGGGTGGGGGAGGTGGACCGGGTACTGGGGGGCGGGTTCGTGCCCGGCGAGGTGCTCCTTCTCGGCGGTGAGCCAGGGGTAGGCAAGAGCACCCTCCTCTTGCAGGTCGCGGACCGGCTGGCCCGCTCCGGGAAGCGGGTGCTGTACGTTGCGGGAGAGGAGTCCCTCTCGCAGGTGCGTTTGCGCGCCGGACGGCTCGGGGTGAGCGGCGACCTCACCCTCTCCCGGGAGACGCGGCTCGCTGCGCTGGAGGCGCTTCTCGAGGCCGAACGCCCGGACGCCGTCGTGATCGACTCCATCCAGACGATCGAGGCCGACGGCGCGCCGGGTTCCTTGGTTGCGGTGCGGCAGGCCACCCAGGCACTCACCGGTCTCGCCAAACGCTTGGGGATAACCGCGCTGTTGGTGGGGCACGTGACCAAGGAGGGTGTGGTCGCGGGGCCGAAGGTGATCGAGCACGTCGTGGACGCCACGCTCTACCTGGAGACCGCCGGGCTCTTCCGCGTACTTCGGAGCACCAAGAACCGGTTCGGTCCGGTGGGGGAGGTGGGCGTGTTCCGCATGGAGGAGGCCGGCCTAATGGGGGTCGAGAACCCCTCGGAAGCCTTCCTCGCGGAACGCCCTACCGGGGTGCCGGGGTCCGTCGTGGCCCTCACCCTCTCAGGAGAACGCGCGATCGCCCTCGAGGTGCAGGCCCTCGCCGCCCGGAGTCCCTACGCGATGCCTAAGCGCGTGGCGCAAGGCCTGGATGCCCGCCGCGTGGACGTGGTGCTCGCGGTGCTCGAGCGCCGTCTCGGCTTGAGGCTAGGGCACCTGGACGTGTACGTGAACCTGGCGGGCGGTCTGCGCGTGGTGGATCCCGGCCTTGACCTCGCGGTCGCGCTCGCGGTGTACTCAGCCGTGATGGCCAGGCCGCTCCCGGAGCACCTGGCGGTAGTGGGAGAGGTGGGGCTCGCGGGAGAGGTGCGCAGCGTAGAAGCGCTCGAGCAACGCTTGAAGGAGGGGAAACGCGCGGGCTTCACGGAGTTCTTGCACCCAGGGGTGGTGCGTAGCGTCGAGGAAGCGGTAACGCGGGTGGGGCAGCATGAGGGGTAG
- a CDS encoding PIN/TRAM domain-containing protein, translated as MRGSWIVGVAFFAWLGYESGRWLERWGLLGSPINLVYLTVVGVLAGFLVVPRLEPLVLTRLERVSAWWRRLPPEVPFAVMVGGILGLLASVLLTTLFAQVPGFTWYHSLLLALVLVGVSSAVVLANREFLRPHANPPPWPRRVNGGKALDSSVLIDGRVAEIAELGFLEGPLWVPRFVLRELQMLADSPDNLRRAKGRRGLETLERLKQIASLEVLEEDVEGEALVDDKLLEVCRRTGAALVTNDAALIQLARIYGVRVLSVQALAAALRSHYFPGERLKVTILKEGKEPGQGVGYLEDGTMVVVDEAIEHRGKEVQVVVTQAIQTQVGRLLFARIHE; from the coding sequence ATGAGGGGTAGTTGGATCGTTGGCGTAGCGTTCTTCGCATGGTTGGGGTACGAAAGCGGGCGGTGGCTGGAGCGCTGGGGGCTATTGGGGAGCCCCATTAACCTCGTTTACTTGACCGTGGTGGGCGTTTTGGCGGGGTTTTTGGTCGTGCCGCGCCTCGAGCCGCTCGTCCTTACGCGCCTCGAGCGGGTGAGCGCCTGGTGGCGCCGCCTGCCGCCCGAGGTGCCCTTCGCGGTGATGGTGGGCGGCATCCTGGGGCTCCTCGCTTCCGTCTTGCTGACCACCTTGTTCGCTCAGGTGCCGGGGTTTACCTGGTACCACTCGCTCCTGCTCGCGCTGGTGCTCGTGGGGGTATCCAGCGCGGTGGTGCTGGCCAACCGCGAGTTTTTGCGTCCGCACGCGAACCCGCCTCCCTGGCCGCGGCGCGTGAATGGGGGTAAGGCCCTCGACTCCTCCGTGCTCATCGACGGCCGGGTGGCGGAGATCGCGGAACTCGGGTTTCTCGAGGGGCCCCTTTGGGTACCACGCTTCGTGCTGCGCGAACTTCAGATGCTCGCCGACTCCCCGGATAACCTGCGCCGCGCCAAGGGACGACGCGGCCTCGAGACCCTCGAGCGCCTCAAGCAGATCGCTTCCCTCGAGGTGCTCGAGGAGGATGTGGAGGGGGAGGCGCTCGTGGACGACAAGCTCCTCGAGGTCTGCCGCCGCACGGGGGCCGCGCTCGTTACGAACGATGCGGCCCTGATCCAGCTCGCGCGTATCTACGGGGTGCGGGTGTTGTCCGTGCAGGCGCTTGCGGCCGCGCTGCGCAGCCATTACTTCCCCGGTGAGCGCCTCAAGGTGACCATCCTCAAGGAGGGGAAGGAGCCCGGGCAGGGCGTGGGGTATTTGGAGGACGGCACGATGGTCGTGGTGGACGAGGCGATCGAGCACCGCGGCAAGGAGGTGCAGGTCGTGGTCACCCAGGCCATCCAGACCCAGGTGGGACGGTTGTTGTTCGCGCGGATTCACGAGTAG
- a CDS encoding RNB domain-containing ribonuclease — MLDDVTLQAGALVLYKHRPALVRAVQGKIELEVQGGKRVRVRPKDVVLLHPGPLEDLAALEALPSGEVEAAWELLAGGETTLAELTELAYGAYTPQTAWAAWRAVCDGVYFEGTPEALRARTPEAVRALRAQREAAAREAAAWEAFIVRLKEGRVDAADRTRLAEVEALALGRARTSRVLRALGRHETPENAHALLLEVGYWTPEVNPYPARFGVDPDPPCLEVPDLPQESRRDLTHLEAYAIDDETTEDPDDALSLEVGDGGYRLWVHVADVGALVRPDSSLDRAARERGASVYLPEGTIPMLPPEVARRLGLGLGEVSPALSFGLELSLEGELLGVEVVPSWVRVRRLTYAEAEARLEEAPFLEMHRLAERLRARRAAAGAVFIELPEVKVRVVDGAVRIRPLPPLRSRALVREAMLAAGVAAARFAIEHGIPFPFATQEPPGEHPELEGLAGMFAQRRALKRTQLRSVPAPHAGLGLEVYAQATSPLRRYLDLVAHQQLRAFLRGEPLIPPQALLERVEAAEAVAGAVRQAERLSRKHWTLVHLMRLSAWEGEGVLVERRGYQGVVLLPELGLEASITVPEALALNQSVRVRLGEVELARLEARFTLL, encoded by the coding sequence ATGCTAGACGACGTGACGTTGCAGGCAGGCGCGCTCGTACTGTACAAGCACCGCCCGGCCCTCGTGCGGGCCGTGCAGGGCAAGATCGAGCTCGAGGTGCAAGGCGGCAAGCGCGTCCGGGTCCGCCCCAAGGACGTCGTGCTGCTTCACCCCGGGCCGCTGGAGGACCTCGCGGCACTCGAGGCGCTGCCTTCGGGGGAGGTTGAGGCGGCGTGGGAACTCCTCGCGGGAGGGGAGACCACCCTGGCGGAACTCACGGAGCTCGCCTACGGGGCGTACACGCCCCAGACCGCTTGGGCGGCGTGGCGGGCCGTGTGCGACGGGGTGTACTTTGAGGGCACGCCCGAAGCGCTCCGGGCCCGCACGCCCGAGGCGGTCCGCGCACTCCGGGCGCAACGGGAGGCCGCCGCCCGAGAAGCGGCCGCCTGGGAGGCCTTCATCGTGCGGCTCAAGGAGGGCCGCGTGGACGCGGCGGACCGCACGCGCCTGGCCGAGGTGGAGGCCCTCGCGCTGGGACGCGCGCGCACGAGCCGCGTGCTGCGCGCGCTGGGGCGGCACGAAACCCCGGAGAACGCGCACGCTTTGCTCCTCGAGGTCGGTTACTGGACGCCCGAGGTGAACCCGTACCCCGCCCGGTTCGGGGTGGACCCGGACCCGCCCTGCCTCGAGGTTCCGGACCTGCCCCAGGAGTCGCGCCGGGACCTCACCCACCTCGAGGCCTACGCGATCGACGACGAGACCACGGAGGACCCCGACGACGCCCTGAGCCTCGAGGTGGGGGACGGGGGGTACCGGCTCTGGGTGCACGTGGCCGACGTGGGGGCGCTGGTGCGGCCGGACTCGAGCCTGGACCGCGCGGCGCGCGAGCGGGGCGCGAGCGTGTACCTTCCCGAAGGTACGATCCCCATGCTGCCCCCGGAGGTGGCGCGGCGGCTTGGGTTGGGGCTGGGCGAGGTCTCGCCCGCGCTCTCCTTTGGCCTCGAGCTCAGTCTCGAAGGGGAGCTTCTCGGGGTGGAGGTGGTGCCCAGTTGGGTGCGCGTGAGGCGGCTCACCTACGCCGAGGCCGAGGCGCGGCTTGAGGAGGCCCCGTTCCTGGAGATGCACCGCCTCGCCGAGCGGTTGCGTGCCCGGCGGGCCGCGGCCGGAGCGGTCTTCATCGAGCTGCCCGAGGTGAAGGTGCGCGTGGTGGACGGCGCGGTGCGGATCCGGCCCCTTCCGCCCCTGCGTAGCCGCGCCCTGGTTCGGGAGGCGATGCTTGCGGCGGGCGTGGCCGCGGCGCGGTTCGCCATCGAGCACGGCATCCCCTTCCCCTTCGCGACGCAGGAGCCCCCTGGGGAGCACCCGGAACTCGAGGGCCTGGCGGGCATGTTCGCCCAGCGCCGGGCACTCAAACGTACGCAGCTCAGGAGCGTGCCCGCGCCGCACGCGGGACTGGGACTTGAGGTGTACGCGCAGGCCACGAGCCCGTTACGGCGGTACCTGGACCTGGTCGCGCACCAGCAGCTGCGCGCGTTTTTGCGGGGCGAGCCTTTGATTCCGCCCCAGGCCTTGCTGGAGCGGGTGGAGGCGGCGGAGGCCGTGGCGGGAGCTGTGCGCCAGGCGGAACGCTTGAGCCGCAAGCACTGGACGCTCGTGCACCTCATGCGCTTGAGCGCGTGGGAGGGTGAGGGGGTCCTGGTGGAGCGCCGCGGGTACCAGGGGGTGGTGCTTCTGCCCGAACTGGGCCTCGAGGCCTCGATCACGGTGCCGGAGGCGCTCGCGCTGAACCAGTCGGTGCGCGTCCGGCTGGGGGAGGTGGAGCTGGCGCGCTTGGAGGCCCGGTTCACGCTGCTCTAG
- the sucC gene encoding ADP-forming succinate--CoA ligase subunit beta encodes MKLHEYQAKEILARYGVPVPPGKVAYTPEEADRIAKEFGKTVVIKAQVHVGGRGKAGGVKLAEPHEAKEVAGRILGMNIKGLTVKKVLVAEAVDIAKEYYAGLILDRASQRVVLMVSKEGGVDIEEVAARNPEAIIKYPIDPHKGLRPFEAREIVKRAGLEGNLNKLAAVLVQLYNAYVGVDAFLAEINPLVVTTDGQIVAADAKIDLEDNALYRHPDLAELREVEAEHPLEIEASNYGFAYVKLDGDVGIIGNGAGLVMYTLDLVNRAGGKPANFLDIGGGAKADVVYNAVKLVARDPDVKGIFINIFGGITRADEVAKGVIRALEEGLLTKPVAMRVAGTAEEEAKRLLEGKPIYMYPTSIEAAKAIVAMVGGQE; translated from the coding sequence GTGAAACTGCACGAGTATCAAGCCAAGGAGATCCTGGCCCGGTACGGGGTGCCCGTACCGCCGGGTAAGGTCGCGTACACGCCGGAAGAGGCGGACCGCATCGCGAAGGAGTTCGGCAAGACGGTGGTCATCAAGGCCCAGGTGCACGTGGGGGGGCGGGGCAAAGCCGGCGGCGTCAAGTTAGCCGAACCCCACGAGGCGAAGGAGGTCGCGGGCCGCATCCTCGGCATGAACATCAAGGGCCTGACCGTGAAGAAGGTTCTGGTGGCCGAGGCGGTGGACATCGCCAAGGAGTACTACGCCGGGCTCATCCTGGACCGCGCCTCCCAGCGGGTCGTGCTCATGGTCTCCAAGGAGGGCGGGGTGGACATCGAGGAGGTCGCCGCCCGGAACCCTGAGGCCATCATCAAGTACCCCATCGATCCCCACAAGGGCCTCCGGCCCTTCGAGGCGCGCGAGATCGTGAAACGGGCCGGCCTCGAGGGTAACCTGAACAAGCTCGCCGCGGTGCTGGTGCAGCTCTACAACGCCTACGTGGGGGTGGACGCCTTCCTCGCGGAGATCAACCCCCTCGTCGTGACCACGGACGGGCAGATCGTTGCGGCGGACGCGAAGATCGACCTCGAGGACAACGCCCTGTACCGCCACCCGGACCTGGCCGAGCTGCGGGAGGTCGAGGCGGAGCACCCCCTCGAGATCGAGGCCTCGAACTACGGGTTCGCCTACGTGAAGCTGGACGGCGACGTGGGCATCATCGGGAACGGCGCGGGCCTCGTGATGTACACTCTGGACCTGGTGAACCGCGCGGGTGGAAAGCCGGCGAACTTCCTGGATATCGGGGGCGGCGCGAAGGCCGACGTGGTGTACAACGCGGTGAAGCTCGTGGCGCGCGACCCGGACGTGAAAGGGATCTTCATCAACATCTTCGGCGGCATCACCCGCGCGGATGAGGTGGCCAAGGGCGTGATCCGCGCGCTGGAGGAAGGCCTCTTGACCAAGCCCGTCGCGATGCGCGTGGCGGGCACCGCGGAGGAGGAGGCCAAGCGCCTGCTGGAGGGCAAGCCCATCTACATGTACCCGACCTCGATCGAGGCGGCGAAGGCGATCGTGGCCATGGTGGGAGGTCAGGAATGA
- a CDS encoding ATP-dependent Clp protease ATP-binding subunit — translation MNRYDDRARLVFHYAREEGSRLGHSMIGPEHLLLGLMREGGAAARILAEYGATLEAMRRMVEELVGRGEGSRSGEPPAITPRARRVMELAGAEARNMGSPVIGTEHILLGIIREGDGVAYRILTHFAKDVDTIRWRVLAQAGEGGKEKPASTPFLDEYGRDLTREAREGKLDPVIGRTEEINRVIQILARRTKNNPVLVGDPGVGKTAIVEGLAQAIVEGRVPPVLRGARVVALDLAGVVAGTKYRGEFEERLRQIIEELKTAKVIAFIDELHTLIGAGGAEGTLDAANILKPPLSRGEIQVIGATTTGEYHRYIEKDAALERRFQPVIVLEPSPEETLEILKGLRPRYEAHHGVVIPDEILQIAVRIGVRSLPGRNFPDKAIDLIDEAASRVRLNSSLGLPVEYDEDGTPMVTREDIEAVVDSWGGVYVDDKDDLRLMHLEEELKKKVVGQDEAVHALAAALRRARVGLGGRARVTASFLFVGPSGVGKTHLAKVLAETLFGSERALIRFDMSEFQEAHSISKLIGAPPGYVGYEQGGRLTEAVRRQPFSVVLLDEIEKAHPDIYNTFLQVMDDGRLTDGLGRTVDFRRVILIMTSNTGFNTGPAIGFTETEVDTESPLKTLFTPEFLDRLDEVIRFRPLQENELVQIAQFMLEEIAEELKTREIHVRFDPAIAAWVVRHAPKTGSTRALRGIIRERIEDPLSLVLLKKPGGTLLVTLKDDELAFEEEEVSLV, via the coding sequence TTGAATAGGTACGACGACCGCGCGAGATTGGTCTTTCACTATGCGCGTGAGGAGGGCAGTCGCCTGGGCCATTCCATGATCGGCCCGGAGCACCTCCTGCTGGGCCTGATGCGGGAAGGCGGCGCGGCCGCCCGGATCCTGGCCGAGTACGGCGCGACCCTGGAAGCGATGCGCCGCATGGTGGAGGAGCTGGTGGGCCGGGGGGAAGGATCGCGCTCGGGGGAGCCGCCCGCGATCACGCCTCGCGCCCGTCGCGTCATGGAACTCGCCGGGGCGGAGGCCCGCAACATGGGCAGCCCCGTGATCGGCACCGAGCACATCCTGCTCGGCATCATTCGCGAAGGGGATGGGGTCGCTTACCGCATCCTGACGCACTTCGCTAAGGACGTGGACACCATCCGCTGGCGCGTGCTCGCCCAGGCCGGGGAGGGCGGCAAGGAAAAACCGGCCTCCACCCCCTTCCTGGACGAGTACGGCCGCGACCTCACCCGGGAGGCCCGCGAAGGCAAGCTCGACCCGGTGATCGGCCGCACCGAGGAGATCAACCGCGTCATCCAGATCCTGGCGCGCCGCACCAAGAACAACCCCGTGCTGGTTGGGGATCCGGGCGTGGGGAAGACCGCGATCGTCGAGGGGCTCGCCCAGGCGATCGTCGAGGGGCGCGTGCCCCCGGTGCTGCGGGGAGCCCGGGTGGTGGCCCTGGACCTCGCGGGGGTCGTGGCGGGCACCAAGTACCGCGGTGAGTTCGAGGAACGCTTACGCCAAATCATCGAGGAGCTCAAGACCGCCAAGGTCATCGCCTTTATCGACGAGCTCCACACCCTGATCGGGGCGGGCGGTGCGGAGGGGACGCTGGACGCGGCGAACATCCTCAAGCCCCCCCTCTCCCGCGGGGAGATCCAGGTGATCGGGGCGACCACGACCGGCGAGTACCACCGCTACATCGAAAAGGACGCGGCCCTCGAGCGGCGCTTCCAGCCGGTGATCGTGCTCGAGCCGAGCCCGGAGGAGACCCTGGAGATCCTGAAGGGCCTCCGGCCCCGGTACGAGGCGCACCATGGGGTGGTGATCCCCGACGAGATCCTGCAGATCGCGGTGCGTATCGGGGTGCGCAGCCTGCCGGGGCGGAACTTCCCGGACAAGGCCATCGACCTGATCGACGAGGCCGCGAGCCGCGTGCGCCTCAACTCGAGCCTGGGCCTTCCCGTGGAGTACGACGAGGACGGGACCCCCATGGTGACCCGCGAGGACATCGAGGCGGTGGTGGACTCGTGGGGTGGGGTGTATGTGGACGACAAGGACGACCTCCGGTTGATGCACCTGGAGGAAGAGCTGAAGAAAAAGGTGGTGGGGCAGGACGAGGCGGTCCACGCCCTGGCCGCCGCGCTGCGCCGGGCCCGCGTGGGGCTCGGAGGGCGCGCCCGCGTGACGGCGAGCTTCCTCTTCGTAGGGCCCTCCGGCGTGGGGAAGACCCACCTGGCGAAGGTTCTGGCCGAGACGCTGTTCGGTTCGGAACGGGCATTGATCCGCTTCGACATGTCCGAGTTCCAGGAGGCGCACTCGATCAGCAAGCTGATCGGCGCCCCGCCCGGGTACGTGGGGTATGAGCAAGGCGGCCGCTTGACCGAGGCGGTGCGGCGCCAACCGTTTAGCGTCGTGCTCCTGGACGAGATCGAGAAGGCGCACCCGGACATCTACAACACCTTCCTCCAGGTCATGGACGACGGCCGCTTGACGGACGGGTTGGGGCGCACGGTGGACTTCCGCCGGGTGATTTTGATCATGACCTCGAACACCGGCTTTAACACCGGCCCCGCCATCGGGTTCACCGAGACCGAGGTGGACACCGAGTCCCCCCTCAAAACCCTGTTCACGCCGGAGTTCCTCGACCGCTTGGACGAGGTCATTCGCTTCCGTCCCCTCCAGGAGAACGAGCTCGTGCAGATCGCGCAGTTCATGCTCGAGGAGATCGCGGAGGAGTTGAAGACGCGGGAGATCCACGTGCGCTTCGACCCCGCGATCGCGGCGTGGGTGGTGCGGCACGCGCCGAAGACCGGGTCGACCCGGGCGTTGCGCGGCATCATCCGCGAGCGCATCGAGGACCCCCTCTCGCTCGTGCTGCTCAAGAAGCCGGGTGGAACGTTGCTCGTGACGCTGAAGGACGACGAGCTGGCGTTTGAGGAGGAGGAAGTGAGCCTGGTGTAG
- a CDS encoding nucleoside triphosphate pyrophosphohydrolase family protein encodes MTLNEYQTQARRTALYPEEAWLVYPTLGLAGEAGELANKIKKLLRDHADARAALEDAALREEVLQELGDVLWYVAAVASDLGVPLEEVARMNLAKLSSRMARGRIGGSGDRR; translated from the coding sequence ATGACGCTCAACGAGTACCAAACCCAAGCCCGGCGTACCGCGCTCTACCCGGAGGAAGCGTGGCTGGTCTACCCCACGCTCGGGCTGGCGGGCGAGGCGGGCGAGCTTGCGAACAAGATCAAGAAACTTCTCCGGGACCACGCGGACGCTCGAGCCGCCCTCGAGGACGCGGCGCTCCGGGAGGAGGTGCTGCAGGAGCTGGGGGACGTGCTCTGGTACGTGGCCGCAGTGGCTTCGGACCTTGGGGTGCCGCTCGAGGAGGTCGCGCGGATGAACCTCGCCAAGCTCAGTAGCCGGATGGCGCGCGGCCGGATCGGGGGGAGCGGCGACCGGCGGTAG